DNA from Streptococcus parasuis:
TGCTGGGCTTGAAATCCGATATAGAAAGTGTCGGTCAGGCCTTAGATGAGGGGAAGTTTGAAGCTATCCCCAACTACCGCAAACTCATGTATCAGGATTTGGACTATTTTATCAGTCGCAATCGGCAGCTTTTTCAAACGCGACAATCCTTGACGCTTAGTGAAGTCGAGTGTTTGGCCAGATGGAATGACTGGTTGCTTGCCTACCAATTGCCTGATGGTCCTGAAAACAAGGCTTGGTCAACAGGGCGTATTGTTCAAGCCTACTTAGAAAGTTTGTTTGGTTTTCTTCCTGTATTTTTGGTGCTTGGTTTTCTACTTGCCAATCAGCTGGCGGAAAAGACATTTGCGCATCAAGTTTGGCAGTTGCGGCAATGGGATAGTCTGAGTTTGCAGGGGATGAGGCGTTTGGTTGCTTCCTTGCTTTCGCTTTTGCTGGCTGTGGGGATAGGTTTACTTTTTATCCTGGTCTATGATGGGCTGACAGGTCAGTTGGCTGTATCTAGTTTTCAAGTTCCTGTTGAGATTTTGGGTCAGAGGCAGTTGATAGGCTCTTGGCTTTACGGGCTTATCTTGCTTGGTTTTTGGCTAATCTTACTCCTAGCTGTTCGCCTACTTTTTGGATTTTTGGACCACTTGTTAGCCAGTCGGCTGACTTTTGTGGTGACGGGGTTACTGTTAGCTCTGGGGCTTTCCTATCAGGCAGGTGCAGTAGCTGGTTGGTCAGGTCAAATTCTGCCCTTGCTTGCCTTTCCGAGTTTTTTAGACACAGGTGCATTTTCACAGGTCTTTGTAGAGGTGGATGTCTTGCTCCTGCTGATCATTGGGCTTTTCGTTGCTTATTATGTGCTGACAGAAAAGAAAAGACTGGTCTTGACCGTGGGGCATCAGAAGGAGTTAGACACAGGGCGTTTAGACAAGGTTTGGTCTTTTGATGTTCTCATCCTTAGTCGGCTCAATTCTTGGAAAGGGCTCGTCTTAGGAAACTTGCTCCTAGCTCTGCTTTTTTCCCTACTGACGGGACTAGAAAAGCAAGAGGTTGCCCAGGAGGAGAGGGTTTCGATGGAGTTGGTTGCCCAGTCCTATGAGCAAGATGGGGCCTATGTGGAGAGTTTGCAGTCGGAAATCAACCGTCTGAGGCAGTTGGTCAAAGAGGATACGAGCTATCAAGAGGAGTTGGAGCTGAGGCTTGGTCTCTTGCAAGAATATCGTGTCTATAAGGACCTCTATGTCAAGCAATGGCAGGTATATCAGGAAAAACCTCAGGCTCTGCCGGCTAGTCACCTTGCTATGCTGGAGGCAGAGCAGGTCTATCTATGGGCTAGAGAGGAGAAGGCTTTTGCCAATGGTGATATTGGGGCCAGTCAGACGGTAGATAATCTTCGCCGTTACCAGACCCGCAATCAGGTCAGTCAGTATTACTGGCAGCAGCTGATGGAGGCTGGGGTGCCTGCTACCAAGCGGGGCAAGGATGTCATTTTGACCAGCTTGGAAAATCGTTTTGATACCAATGATGCCTTGGTTCCAGTAGACGATCCTTCTTGGGACCGTTCCAGAGATCTGTCAGGTATTGGCAGTCTGCGCTCTCTCTTTGATGGTCCGGCCTATTTGTTGGTGCTCTTGCTGGCGGTTTGGCTGGGCAGTCGAGGTAAGGCGGTGGAGGTTGCAGGGAAAAACTGGCGTCTCTATCAGATCCAGCCTGTGGATTTGCGCAAGGTTCTACTCACCAAGTGGTTGCTGGGACTGGGGCAGACTCTTTGTTTTACAATGCTCTTTCTAGCTAGTCTTTTCCTAGTCAATAGTCTGGTCGGAGGAATCGGTTATCTGGAAGATGGCCTTATCTTGCTTTCGCATTCGGAGAGGGGGATTTTCCTTAATCGCTTGAGTAACCAGGATTTATGGGCTTGGTTCCTTCCTAATGCTAAGTATCTCTTATTTATGGTGCTTGGCTTGCTTGTCTTGGAAATTGTCTTGGTTAGTCTCAATCATCTCTTGCAAGTTCGGTTTTCAAATCGCTTAGTGGTTTTCATCCTACTAGCTGGTTTGCTGGCTCTGCTGGACTATCTCCTCTTTCAAGACCTGATTTTGGATGGGCAGGAAATTTTTAGGCAGTTAGCTCTGCTATTTTCATGAAAAAAAGAAAAAACTGGCTGAAAATTTCAGTCAGTTTCTTAAGTTTATTCAATCACCAGCATGCCTTCTTTAACAGCCAGTGGGTGTTCTGGGTCAATGCGGTCGTAGAACATGACACCGTTGAGGTGGTCGATTTCGTGTTGGACCACGATGGCATTATAGCCCTTGAGCTTGATGCGGTGGGAATTGCCATTTTTGTCCAGATAATCTACAGTTACACGCGCGTGGCGGATTACGTAACCTTGGACTTCGCGGTCAACAGATAGGCAACCTTCTCCTCCTTCAAGGGCGGCTTCTTGGACAGAATGAGCCACGATTTTAGGATTGTACAATACTTCTTTTAGAGAGTAGGCTTGGGCAGGTGGATTTCCTTCCTCATCCTCTGGGTTTGGTACTAAAACAGCGATGATGCGTTTAGAAACATCCAATTGGGGAGCTGCAAGACCAACTCCGCCACGGAGTTTCATTTTTTCAGCCATGACAGGATCCTGAGAATGTTTGAGGAATTGCATCATTTTTTCACCTAAAATCACTTCTTGATCAGAAAGTGGAAATTGGACTTCCTCTGCAACTTGGCGTAGGGTTGGATGCCCTTCACGGATGATGTCATCCATGTCAATCAAATGGGCAGGTTTTGTAAGGTTTTCAATTACAGACATACTTCTCTCCTTTGGGTATTATTAAAATAAGTATAGCATGAAATGAAAGAGAATAAAAGCCTCACTCGCCTATCTATTCTGTTGCAAATCTGCTATACTAGTAAAAGACGAACGTTGAAAGGGAGAATGATGAAAAGAATTTTAGAAAAAGCTAGCCTATTGGCTTTATCCACCATGCTGGTATCAACATTTGCAGTATCCCCTGCTATTCCACAGATGATTGACCATTTTGCCCAAGAAGGGATTGCGGCCAGTCAAGTAGAAAACTTAATTACAGTTACCTCATTTGCTATTATGGCAGCTCTCTTGATGAATGGTCTGATTGTTCGATTTATTTCTGAACGGAATATTATCATTCTTGGGTTATTACTCCTTGCTATCGGTGGTTCCATGCCTATGTTTTTATCGGCCTTCCCAATGATTTTCTTGGCTAGA
Protein-coding regions in this window:
- the def gene encoding peptide deformylase, with amino-acid sequence MSVIENLTKPAHLIDMDDIIREGHPTLRQVAEEVQFPLSDQEVILGEKMMQFLKHSQDPVMAEKMKLRGGVGLAAPQLDVSKRIIAVLVPNPEDEEGNPPAQAYSLKEVLYNPKIVAHSVQEAALEGGEGCLSVDREVQGYVIRHARVTVDYLDKNGNSHRIKLKGYNAIVVQHEIDHLNGVMFYDRIDPEHPLAVKEGMLVIE